The sequence GAACTACCAGTCATCATCCCCGAACCAACCGCCTTCATCGACAAGTTAAGTTGGTACACCGCGTCTGGGTCAGTCGTTGGATCAAGCCATGTCTGAATCCGCGAAAACTGATATGCATGAAATCCAATTTTTTCTAGCAGGCTAATGTGGTACACGATAACATACATTCCTACCGTCGCTATTGTTAGAATTAATGTAATAATTCCGACCATCAGCTTCGTCGATTTAATCGCCAGTAAAATAATCGCTAGCGCCGTAACCCCATAAACAATCGTCGTACCGAGGTCTGGTTGCTTCATAATTAATAGTAATACGATTCCTGTAAGCACCGTTAAAATCCCTAATTGTTTCCATTTTTGCGCTTGATATTTCACTGCAAAATGCGCTAATACAAAGATAAAAATGGATTTTACCACTTCAGACGGTTGAAAAGATAGCCCAGCGAAGCGGTACCAACGTGTCGCCCCATTTATATTTTGTACTAAAGGGTTAGGAATGAGTATTCCTAAGAGCATAATAACCATCAGCACATACAACCAAACCGCATGATGACGCAAAAACTCCACTGGAAGCCTAGAAACGCCAAAACACGTAAGCGTCCCAATTGCTAAAAACACCAATTGCATTCCTAAAAAATTCGTATTGTACTGATTTGTCTGCTGCGCGTAATAGATTGCCACACAACTAACTAAAGACAATAAGAACACCGATAAAATAATCCGGTTATAAAGTACATCTCGTTTCATAAATACACGACCTCCCTCGTTTTAGCTAGCACGTTCCGTCTCGCCGCCGCCAGTACAAATCCGACTGCACACGAAAGCATGACCACTGAACTACCACCATAGCTAATAAATGGCAGCGGCACACCAGTAAGCGGAATAATCCCACTCACTCCACCGAGATTCAAAAACATCTGCACCGACACCCAAGACGCAACACCAATACAAATCAGCGAATCAAAAATAAATTGACTGCAAATAGCAATATAGAGCGCCGTAAAACTTAACATCATCAGCAAAAATATCGTCCATATAACACCAAAAATACCAAGTTCCTCCGCAATCACCGTCATAATAAAATCCGTATGAGGTTCTGGTAAATAACCTAACTTCTGGATACTACCTCCTAAGCCATTTCCAAATATCCCACCGCTCCCAATCGCATAATAGCCATTTCTAAGTTGATAAGAAGCATCTAAATTATCCAAGTTAAACGGATCCAAAAAAGCAAATCTACCCAATTTTGCTGAACTAAAAAAGTCTGGGTGAAAGAAGTAAATCATTAGCGCTACAAGTAATAAGAGAGCGAAAGACCAAATAGCTACTCGCACAAGGCGTGTGAGACCAACTCCGCTCGTTAAAAACAAAGCGACCCCAATAACGCCTAAAATCAGTGCAGTGCCAAGATCTGGCTGCAAAAAGACAAGCCCCACTGTTAAAAATAAAAATCCAAGCAACCAATATTGGACACGAACTCCGCAACCTTTTTTCAAGAAAACTGTTGCAATTACTAGTATTAGCAGTAACTTAACCATCTCTGTAGGCTGAAAAGTCACACCCGCAATAGATAACCATCTTTGCGCATTGTTCGCCGCACTTCCTGTTAAGAGCACTAGAATCAGTAAACCAACCAAACTTCCAGCCAAAACCTGAAGCGTTCGTTTGCGATAAAATAGTTGCACATTAATGCGCGAGCAAACGAGTAGGCCTAAAAAACCAAGTCCATAAAAAAGTAATTGTCTATCAAAGAAATAACTTGGCTCCACTTTGTATCGCATAACGGCAACACCATAACTCGTGCTATAAACAAGTAGCAAACTCCATACTGCCAGAAGTACGTACGTTACAAATAGTACACGCCCCGCCCGCATTTAAATCCACTCCCGGAATTTCCGAATGTAGATAGTTTTCACCAGTTGCATCGTAGTCATATAGCCAACCAAAATCAATATCAACCAAGGGAAATAACCACCCGGCAAGCTGACAAACCCAATGCTATGACCGAATCCTGTAAATGGAATAATAATCCCAAGCGCCATTACAGTAAGCGTTGCAATCATGACAGGTGCAGCTGCTCGACTTTGAATGAACGGTATTTTCTCTGTACGAATCATGTGTACGACCAATGTTTGCGTAAGTAAGCCCACCACAAACCAGCCACTGTGGAATAATGCTTGCTCCGCCATCGTATTCGCGCTAAATACAAACCACATAATTAGAAACGTCGCAATATCAAAGATCGAACTCACCGGACCAATACATAGAATAAAGCGCAACATTCCTTTTTGTTCCCATTGATGTGGCTTTTTCAAAAATGAGCGATCCATTTTGTCCCAAGGGAGTGTTAATTGAGAGAAATCATACAATAAATTTTGCAGTAAAAGGTGTAACGATAGCATTGGTAAAAACGGAATAAATGCACTCGCAACCAAAACACTAAACACATTACCAAAGTTAGAGCTGGCCGTCATTTTAAGGTATTTTAGAATATTACCGAATACATTCCGGCCTTCCATCACCGCATCATTTAAGACCGTTAAGCTTTTCTCAAGTAAAATGACTGAGCTAGCATCTTTCGTAATATCTGCCGCCGTATCAACCGAAATTCCAACATCCGCTTTCCTAAGTGCTGGCGCGTCATTGATTCCATCACCAAGAAATCCAACCGTATGCCCCGCTTTTTTAAGCAAACCAATGATTCGCGATTTTTGCATTGGGGTTAATTTAGCAAAAATGTGATATTTTCGCAGTTCTCGCGTAAGTTCTTCATCGGAAAGCTCTTCTATATCCGCACCTAGTAAAAATCCGTTCGCTGGAATGCCTACTTCCTGACAAATTCGTTTCGTAACAATTTCATTATCTCCCGTCAAAACTTTAACGTTAATTTGATTTTTAAAAAGATGAGCGATTGCTTCTTTCGTCGATGCTTTTACTGGATCGCGGAAACCGAGGAATCCCGCAATAATCATTTGTTCTTCGTCGGTCTTAGTAAATGCTTCTCCGACTTTTCCAGTTTTATAAGCCACTGCAATTACTCGAATTCCTGAACGATTCATTTCGGCACACATGTCTTGAAATTCGCTCTTTTCTGATTCAGATAGTGTTGAAATAGTCCCGTCAAATTCCTTATGAGTGCATACAGTGAGCATTTCTTCCACCGCGCCTTTTGTAATCATCCTTGTTTCTGCCCTATTTTCAACCACTACGCTCAAACGGCGACGATCAAAGTTAAAGGGAATTTCGCCAACTTTTTTCCAATCCGCTGCAGTGCTCTCATCCAATTTGGCAATAACTGCATGATCTAAAACATTTTTCCAACCAGTTTGGAAGTAACTGTTTAAATAAGCCATTTTTAAGACGCTTTCTGAGGTTTTGCCCGCACTATCAATGTATTTTACAAGTTCTAGCTTATCTTCTGTGAGCGTCCCAGTTTTATCCGTACATAAAATATCCATCGCACCGATATTTTGAATGGCGCTCAGTTCTTTCATGATTACTTTTTTCTTCGACATATTGATTGCGCCCTTTGCCAAGTTCGTGCTGACAATCATCGGTAGCATCTCGGGTGTAAGACCAACCGCAATCGCTACTGCATATAGAAATGCTTCTAACCAATTGCCTTTCATAAGCCCGTTAATCATAAATACAATCGGTACCATCACCATCATAAAATAAAATAGTAATTTCGAAATTGATTTAACACCTTTATCAAAACTAGTATCGCCGCGCCGTTCAGTAGCTGCGATGGACAATGAACCGAAGAATGTCGAGCTCCCAGTCCGCAAAACAACTGCCCGACCATGCCCACTTAACACATCTGTCCCCATAAATAATAGGTTTTCCCGTTCAAAAATTTCTGGATTGGCACGTTTGTCTTCCACAAATTTTTCAGCAGGAATCGATTCTCCTGTAAGGGCCGATTGATTAATTAATAAGTCCGTAGCCGAAATAACACGCGCATCTGCTGGGATAATATCTCCCGCCGAAATTTCAATTAAATCTCCTGGTACGATAGCATCTTGCATCACCAAATCCATGGAGCCATTTCGAATAACATTGACTCTATTTTTCACCATGTTTTTTAACGCGTAACTCGCCCGCTCAGCTCTACTTGTTTGAATAAATCCAAGTATGCCGCTCGCAAGTATCATTAGCGCCATAATCACGGTTGCTTCCATGTCGTCCGTCAAATACGAAACAACCATCAACATCGCTAAAATATAGATAAACGGATCATTAAACGCCCGAATAAAGAGCCGTAAATTCGATACTTTCTTTTCTTCCACTGTTTGATTGGGACCAAATTCCGCTAATCTTTCCGTAACTTCTACGTTTGTTAGCCCCGTTTCCATAACACCTAATTTTTCCAAAACTTTTCCTCTGCTCATTTGTGATTCTTTGAGCAAATTATTACCTTGCTTTTTTACATGTAGTTTTTTCATTTTCCTTGCCTCCAATTCTTTCTAGGCAAGCTGAGAATAACGTTTATGTGCGCCAGAGATGAAGGTTAGTCACTCTTGCAGCTTGATTACTGTCATACGAGTCCGGTTCTTCTACTTCCTCTCCCTGATGGTGGTCCATTGCCTTCATCTCCTTTCGAATTTTATCTAAGCTTAATTATCTGAAAAAAAGGTTTTAATTCCCAGATAATTATTTTCATAATAAACATGAAAAAAGTCCTTACCAAAACCTTGGCAAGGACTTCTGAGTTTATACGCATACTAAAACAGACTCCCCTCGCTAAAGTTTTGGCACTATGCAACGTAAAGAATACTCTTAGCCACATTATGGAAAGCCTTAATCCGACAATCCCTGTTCTACCCATTGGCGTCTTTGGACATTTTTGGGCAGTGGCCTGTGTTTGCATAGGAGCCTCACCTAACAGGCAAAACTACATATTTATTATCGCTCTAATCGTCTACGAGTTTAACATAGAAAATCTAAGCCCGCAAGACAAAGTGTAAAATACTTAACTTTTATTTAACTTTTCGTGATTTATTTCAATAATTTCAACAAAACATCTGCTAAAGAATCTGCGGTTGTTGTAATCGTTGGCGGGCGCTTATAAATATCATCGCGTACTTTTTCCACCATAATAAGCAAAATAACACTATTTAAAATTAAAGAAATCGCATCTGCTTCTTGCGCAGAGTTCTTACTCGGAACCATTTCTTTTACTTTTTGATTAACCCGTTCATACAAATATTCCACAATCGATGGATCAATAAATTCCATATCTTTGCTACCCATTTCTCGAACGGAAATTACCATAAAATCCCGATATTTTTCATAAATATCCGAAATAAATTGGCTCGCTTGTCGTAAAAATACTTTGGCACTCTCAAAATCTTTATCAAAAAATTGATTGATTTCCGCCTTCATACTTTCAAATTGGACTTCCAGCGTCATATGAATAAGGTTATCTTTGCTCTTGAATTTTTTAAAAATCGTAGCTTCATTTATTCCAGCGGCTTCTGCTAATTGTCTTGTTGTGGAGCCTTTAATGCCGTGTTTCGCCATCATACAAAGCGTTGCATCCATGATGGATTCGTTTGTAATCATTATTTTACCCCCGTTCAACTAAGTAAGCACTTGCTTATATTCAGTATAACAAAGACAAGCCTTTTTGACAATTTAATTACAATTTGTCGATATCAATCATAAGTAATGTGAAGTATGTAATAATGGATGTAGAATATTTTAAAGAATTGGAAGTGACTTACCATGCAAAAGACGAGAAAAGAACGGATTCTTGAAGCCTTACAAGAAGAAAAGAAAAACAAAAAAAGTAAAAAATTTAAAACTGGTGCAACAATTGCTGGGGTTACTGCCATCGCAACCTCTATCACTGTTCCAGGAATCGAAGTAATCGTTAGCGCAGACGAAACAGCGCCTGCTGACGAAGCATCTAAAAGCGCAGAAGCTAACACAACTACAGAAGCACCCGCAACTGCCACTCCTGAAAACACAACAGAAAATAAAACAAACAACGCAGAAACAAAAGAACAAACAACAACTACAGAAACTGCTCCGGCTCTAGCTGCGCAACAAATCGAAAAAACGCCTGCTGCTCCAGCGACGATTAGCAACCCAGATGACAAAACAAGTTCTCCAACTGTTGCTACTTATAATCAGGTACAAAAAACCGCCTTACGTTCTGGCGCAACTATTCAAAGCTTTGTACAAACAATCCAAGCCTCTTCTTCCCAAATTGCAGCAGAAAATGACCTGTACGCATCTGTCATGATCGCCCAAGCAATTTTAGAAAGCGCTTATGGAACGAGTGAATTAGGTTCTGCTCCAAACTATAATCTTTTTGGAATCAAAGGAGCATACAACGGCCAATCTTACACAAAACAAACACTTGAAGATGATGGTAAAGGAAACTACTACACAATCACAGCTAAATTCAGAAAGTACCCTTCTTACCACCAATCACTTGAAGACTATGCCAAAGTTATTCGTAACGGCCCAAGCTGGAATTCAAATTACTACTCTAAAGTTTGGAAAAGCAACACTACTTCCTACAAAGACGCAACCAAAGCCTTAACAGGAACATACGCAACAGACACAGCCTATGCAACAAAATTAAATGACTTAATTAGTCGATATAATTTAACCCAATATGACAGTGGCAAAACAACTGGCGGAAACTCCGGAAGCACTGGTAATGCTGGGAATTCTAGCAACACCGAAAACACTTCCAACGCAAAAATTTATACAGTGGTCAAAGGGGACTCCCTTTGGAGAATCGCGAACAACCATAAAGTAACCATCGCGAACTTAAAAGCTTGGAACAACTTGAAATCTGATTTCATTTACCCAGGCCAAAAACTTAAAGTAAGTGCTGGTTCTACTACCACCAACACAAATACGTCTAAACCGAGCACAGGAACAAGCACGTCCAACCCAAGTACAGGCACTAGCACGAACGCAAACGCTAAAGTTTACACAGTTGTCAAAGGGGACTCCCTTTGGAGAATCGCAAATAACAACAAAGTGACTATCGCTAACTTAAAAGCTTGGAATAACTTGAAATCTGACTTTATTTACCCAGGCCAAAAACTTAAAGTAAGTGCTGGTTCTACTACCACCAACACAAATACGTCTAAACCGAGCACAAACACGAATACATCCAAACCAAGCACAAACAATAGTACTAGCACAAGCACAAATGCCAAAGTTTACACAGTTGCAAAAGGGGACTCCCTTTGGAGAATCGCTAACAACAACAAAGTGACTATCGCTAACTTAAAAGCTTGGAATAACTTGAAATCCGACTTCATTTATCCAGGTCAAAAGCTTAAAGTAAGTGCCGAATCTACTACAAACACAAATACAGCTAAACCAAACACAACAAACAATTCCACAGTAAAAACATACACTGTCAAAAAAGGCGACTCTTTATGGGCCATTTCTAGACAATATAAAACAACTGTAGATAATATTAAAGCTTGGAACAAGTTAACAAGCAATATGATTCATGTTGGTCAGAAATTGACGATTAAGTGAATATAAAAAGCCTATCTCGTGAGTGAGATAGGTTAGAAACTGCGGATAAAGCGAGAAATTGCTTTGTCTGCGGTTTTTTTATTAAAATTAAACAGCTCCATTATGATCTGCATAGCAGGGCCTATTGGTTATAATTCATCTATCTCGCATTGATAGTTTAAAGCATCCAACTCCCATTTACTCTTTTTGATTGTTAACTCGGCTTTTGCTAGGCTTGAATTTAATAAGAAAAAAATAATCGTCTGGACACTTGTTGGGTGAGAAAAGGCGATTATGTATCAATTTTAAACCTTGCCCGCATTTTTATGACGTTGCTGCTGTTAGAAAGTCATGTCCACGCATGGCTCTCTTTTCATTTATCGATAAAGAAAAAGCAGGTAGCTCTTATCGCATACCTGCTTTTCCATTATCTGCTTTAAAAATGATGAAAACTTTCCACTGGCATTACAAACACGGTTGCGCCGCCAACTTGGACTTCGATTGGGTAAGGCACGTACGTATCTACCGTCACTCCAAGGGATGCGGATGGTGTCATCATTTGTTCGCGTGCTTTACAGTTTTCCTTAATTATCGCTAGTGCATCATCTACACGTTCATCTTCTGTACCGATAATAAATGTGGTGTTGCCTGCTTTTAAAAATCCACCTGTTGTAGCTAGTTTTGTCGCACCGAAATTGCCTTTTGTAAGTGCGTCAGACAAACGGTTGCTATCTTGGTCTTGGACGATCGCAAATATCAGTTTCAAAGAAATCAACCCTTCCTAAAAATCTATCTTTTTTTCATTATAGCAAATAAATGCCATTTTAAAGAGCGATATGCACTTGTGGCAAGGTGTGGAAGTCCCACTAGATGTTAGGCTAATTGTCGTAAAATATCAGCTAAAATAGTTTCTGTAATTTCTTCTGGTGTCTTTGTAGCGTCCACTCGCATAAAACGTTCCGGGAACATGTTGATGATTTTTTCGTATCCAGCTTGAACTTTTTCGTGGTAGGTAATATCTTCTTTATCTAAGCGGTTGACTTCACGGCCCTTATTAGCGGCGATTCTTGCTAAACCAACTTCGGCAGGCACATCGAGATAGTATGTCCGGTCAGGCAGTGTATCTTCAATTGCATATAAATTCACTTGTAAAACTTGTTCCATATTCATGTCACGTCCGGCACCTTGGTAAGCAAGAGAGCTATCCATAAAGCGGTCACAAAGTACTGTTTTCCCTGCTGCTAAGGCTGGGCGAATTGTTTCAACGACATGTTGACGGCGCGCTCCCGCAATAAGTAGCACCTCTGTTTTTGGATCCATTTCTTCATTGCCAATTCCGAGGACAATATTTCTTACTTTTTCTGAAATTGGGCTGCCACCTGGTTCGCGCGTCTTAATAAAATCGATGCCAGCTTCCGTCATTTTTTGATTAAGTAGGGTTCCTACTGTTGTTTTACCAGAGCCATCTGGGCCTTCAAGTGTAATAAAAATAGCTTTCATTTAGTAATTTCCTTTCCCTTTCGCGTCGCTTTCTGTTTGATTATAGCATAAATTAGCGGAATACACGGATGTAATTCTCGGCTAGTTTTTCGC comes from Listeria monocytogenes and encodes:
- a CDS encoding 1,4-beta-N-acetylmuramoylhydrolase yields the protein MQKTRKERILEALQEEKKNKKSKKFKTGATIAGVTAIATSITVPGIEVIVSADETAPADEASKSAEANTTTEAPATATPENTTENKTNNAETKEQTTTTETAPALAAQQIEKTPAAPATISNPDDKTSSPTVATYNQVQKTALRSGATIQSFVQTIQASSSQIAAENDLYASVMIAQAILESAYGTSELGSAPNYNLFGIKGAYNGQSYTKQTLEDDGKGNYYTITAKFRKYPSYHQSLEDYAKVIRNGPSWNSNYYSKVWKSNTTSYKDATKALTGTYATDTAYATKLNDLISRYNLTQYDSGKTTGGNSGSTGNAGNSSNTENTSNAKIYTVVKGDSLWRIANNHKVTIANLKAWNNLKSDFIYPGQKLKVSAGSTTTNTNTSKPSTGTSTSNPSTGTSTNANAKVYTVVKGDSLWRIANNNKVTIANLKAWNNLKSDFIYPGQKLKVSAGSTTTNTNTSKPSTNTNTSKPSTNNSTSTSTNAKVYTVAKGDSLWRIANNNKVTIANLKAWNNLKSDFIYPGQKLKVSAESTTNTNTAKPNTTNNSTVKTYTVKKGDSLWAISRQYKTTVDNIKAWNKLTSNMIHVGQKLTIK
- a CDS encoding FtsW/RodA/SpoVE family cell cycle protein, which codes for MRAGRVLFVTYVLLAVWSLLLVYSTSYGVAVMRYKVEPSYFFDRQLLFYGLGFLGLLVCSRINVQLFYRKRTLQVLAGSLVGLLILVLLTGSAANNAQRWLSIAGVTFQPTEMVKLLLILVIATVFLKKGCGVRVQYWLLGFLFLTVGLVFLQPDLGTALILGVIGVALFLTSGVGLTRLVRVAIWSFALLLLVALMIYFFHPDFFSSAKLGRFAFLDPFNLDNLDASYQLRNGYYAIGSGGIFGNGLGGSIQKLGYLPEPHTDFIMTVIAEELGIFGVIWTIFLLMMLSFTALYIAICSQFIFDSLICIGVASWVSVQMFLNLGGVSGIIPLTGVPLPFISYGGSSVVMLSCAVGFVLAAARRNVLAKTREVVYL
- a CDS encoding FtsW/RodA/SpoVE family cell cycle protein, producing MKRDVLYNRIILSVFLLSLVSCVAIYYAQQTNQYNTNFLGMQLVFLAIGTLTCFGVSRLPVEFLRHHAVWLYVLMVIMLLGILIPNPLVQNINGATRWYRFAGLSFQPSEVVKSIFIFVLAHFAVKYQAQKWKQLGILTVLTGIVLLLIMKQPDLGTTIVYGVTALAIILLAIKSTKLMVGIITLILTIATVGMYVIVYHISLLEKIGFHAYQFSRIQTWLDPTTDPDAVYQLNLSMKAVGSGMMTGSSGTNAYIPESHTDMIFSTIGHQFGFVGVSLLLILFMLLIHQLIMAALLMKNTFSSLVLAGFAVSFAFNIFENIGMTVGLMPLTGIPLPFISYGGSAVLGNFIAVGVVLAIIRSDADLIEEKNQLS
- the mgtA gene encoding magnesium-translocating P-type ATPase, whose translation is MKKLHVKKQGNNLLKESQMSRGKVLEKLGVMETGLTNVEVTERLAEFGPNQTVEEKKVSNLRLFIRAFNDPFIYILAMLMVVSYLTDDMEATVIMALMILASGILGFIQTSRAERASYALKNMVKNRVNVIRNGSMDLVMQDAIVPGDLIEISAGDIIPADARVISATDLLINQSALTGESIPAEKFVEDKRANPEIFERENLLFMGTDVLSGHGRAVVLRTGSSTFFGSLSIAATERRGDTSFDKGVKSISKLLFYFMMVMVPIVFMINGLMKGNWLEAFLYAVAIAVGLTPEMLPMIVSTNLAKGAINMSKKKVIMKELSAIQNIGAMDILCTDKTGTLTEDKLELVKYIDSAGKTSESVLKMAYLNSYFQTGWKNVLDHAVIAKLDESTAADWKKVGEIPFNFDRRRLSVVVENRAETRMITKGAVEEMLTVCTHKEFDGTISTLSESEKSEFQDMCAEMNRSGIRVIAVAYKTGKVGEAFTKTDEEQMIIAGFLGFRDPVKASTKEAIAHLFKNQINVKVLTGDNEIVTKRICQEVGIPANGFLLGADIEELSDEELTRELRKYHIFAKLTPMQKSRIIGLLKKAGHTVGFLGDGINDAPALRKADVGISVDTAADITKDASSVILLEKSLTVLNDAVMEGRNVFGNILKYLKMTASSNFGNVFSVLVASAFIPFLPMLSLHLLLQNLLYDFSQLTLPWDKMDRSFLKKPHQWEQKGMLRFILCIGPVSSIFDIATFLIMWFVFSANTMAEQALFHSGWFVVGLLTQTLVVHMIRTEKIPFIQSRAAAPVMIATLTVMALGIIIPFTGFGHSIGFVSLPGGYFPWLILILVGYMTTMQLVKTIYIRKFREWI
- a CDS encoding TetR/AcrR family transcriptional regulator; translation: MITNESIMDATLCMMAKHGIKGSTTRQLAEAAGINEATIFKKFKSKDNLIHMTLEVQFESMKAEINQFFDKDFESAKVFLRQASQFISDIYEKYRDFMVISVREMGSKDMEFIDPSIVEYLYERVNQKVKEMVPSKNSAQEADAISLILNSVILLIMVEKVRDDIYKRPPTITTTADSLADVLLKLLK
- a CDS encoding cyclic-di-AMP receptor; the encoded protein is MKLIFAIVQDQDSNRLSDALTKGNFGATKLATTGGFLKAGNTTFIIGTEDERVDDALAIIKENCKAREQMMTPSASLGVTVDTYVPYPIEVQVGGATVFVMPVESFHHF
- the tmk gene encoding dTMP kinase, which translates into the protein MKAIFITLEGPDGSGKTTVGTLLNQKMTEAGIDFIKTREPGGSPISEKVRNIVLGIGNEEMDPKTEVLLIAGARRQHVVETIRPALAAGKTVLCDRFMDSSLAYQGAGRDMNMEQVLQVNLYAIEDTLPDRTYYLDVPAEVGLARIAANKGREVNRLDKEDITYHEKVQAGYEKIINMFPERFMRVDATKTPEEITETILADILRQLA